Part of the Verrucomicrobiota bacterium genome, CCTGCAAGTCCCCAAGGCGTTGCTCGGCGCGCATGGGAGCAACCTGGAGAAGGACAAACGTTACGATCAAATTCTGCATTACGCGATCTACCCGGAGAACTTCACCAACGCCGGCGGCGAACTGGATTTCTACATTGACGAGGCGCACATCAAGGAATTATTTCCCCTTGGTCTGACCAAGGAAAAGTTCACCTTCCAACTCTCCGACCACCTGCCGCTCTGGATGCAGATCAACACCAATATCGACGGCCAGCAGCTCGAACAGATTATTCAAGGGTGAGTCGCGGGGTGGCGTTCCACTTTTGTCACTCAAGGCGCTGGAAATTCTGCTGGCATTTGAAGGCGGCTCGTGCTAAACAACGACGCAAGAAGTTCCCAGAATTGCAGGGTGCATAAATGTCATGCTTGCCAAGTTGCTTTCGTACTCCTATGTGCCGCATTTTCCCCAATCACCCCTCAACGACAGGCAACGCTTCACCCGCTCAAGAAACCAACCCGACTAGGATGATGAAAACTCTCCTCACCATGATGGCTCCCAAGAAACTGTGTTTACTTGCGCTGGGCTTGATCCTTATCTCACCCGCGGCGCGAGCCGGTCTGACGCTCCAATTGACACTCTGGAACGTCCACTACGGGGACAGCCAATATTATTTTCTTTCTTCGGATTTGACCACGAACGACACGCCACCGAACATAAGCGTCGGCGATTACTATCTGGCATCACCGCAATCTCCTTCCAACGGCCTGGCCATCCTCTATCGGTTAGACAGCACCAATGGTTTTCACTTTGTCAGCGGCAACGGAGGTTGGGTTTACCCGGACTTTGCCTCGTTCCTGCAAGGACTCACGCAGACCAACTGGTCCATTTTCGTCACCAACGCCACCACCACCAACGTTTATAACTTCAGCGTGAATACCGGAGGCGTCAGCAGCAACTCCTTTCCTCCGGTAAGCATCTCCTTCCCCACCAACGGCGCGGTGAATGTCACGAACCAGCCTTTGTTCACCTGGCAGGGGCCGTCCAATTACACTGCGCTCAGCGTGTTCGCTGGCGATATCGACAGCATCTTTAGTGAGAACGCCGCTCTGCCACCGGCACAAACCAGTTGGCCGGGTACCGGCGTGCTTTTGAACGGCACCAACTACTTCACGGTGAACTACAACAGCAACTCAACCGCTGTTGTGGTCGCTTCGGTGCCGCGGGACGACTCGTCCAACGCCATCTCCGGCTGGGTTTCTGCGTCGCAGTTGATTGATTACGCCACGCTGCAATTTTTCGTCGGGCTGCCCGGCATTCCCAGCGTCGGGCACACAAATGTGGCGCACTACACCTTTGATGATAACGACATCTTCGCGACCGATGTTTCCGGCCACGGCAACAACGTTTCGACCATCTCCGGGTTTGGCAGCGGCAATGCCAGCACCACCAATGACGCTCTCGCCGGTCCCTACGCGGCAAACTTCGACAACAATGGCGGAAGTGGAGCCGGTTGGCTCAATGCGCCCACCAACTTGTTGGCCACGTTCGCCGGCAGTTTCACCGTTTCGTTGTGGCTGAAAACCTCGGAGGTCCACGGCAACAACGATGATGGGGAATTCTCCGCTGAAGGCATCGTCTCCGCCTTGAACGGCGACACGGACACCGCTGTCATGCCCATGGGTCTGACCGGCAGCAAACTGGCCTTTTACACCGGCGGCGCGTCACACGACATTCTCCATTCCCAGGCGGACATCAACACCGGACTATACGTTCACCTCGTGGTGACGCGCGATCAGGGGACCGGCGAGAAAAGGATCTACTTCAATGGCGCGCTTGATTCCTCCGTTTTCGCCGCGACCGGCATGTTGACCGGCCCTGACGCTCTGGACATTGGCTATAACAATGGCGCCGGATTCAACGGCCGGATGGACGACATTCAGTTTTATTCCGGCGTCCTGTCTCCAAGCGAGGTGGCCTACCTCTACAACAACCCCGGTTCCAACGTCGTGGACACGACCGCGACTCCAAGCGGCGCGCATACGAACGTGGCGCATTACCGGTTCGACCTAGGCAATCCGCTCGAGCACGACGATTCCGGCAACGGCAACGATTTCAATGGTGGCAGTTCTTGGGGCACGCCTGTCCACTCGCAAGATACGAACGCCATTGCCGGCTCGGCGGCTGTCTTGTTCGCAGGCGTGAGCAGCATGACGATGACACCACCGAGTGACGCCTTCAGCAACATCACCAGCGTTCTGGCGGACACGTTCTCACTTTCTCTTTGGGTCCAAACGAGTGACTCGGTTGGCGTTGACACTGACAACGCGATTGATGGCGCGACCATCGTCTGGGCGTATAACGATCTTGGCAATACGAACGACATCGTACCCGTCGCTCTCACCGGCGCGAAAGCCGCCTTCACCACCCGCGATGAACTCGGCAACATCGACACGCTTCACTCAACGAACGACGTCAACGATGGGTTTTATCATCACATCGTCGTCACCCGGAACCGCGGCACCGGCGAAAAAAAGATTTACGTGGACGGTGTGTTGGAGGGGACGCAGACGGCGACGACCAACCTGCTCAACGGGAACAATTACTATTTCTCACTCGGTGGCACGACCTATTCCAGCTACAGCGGACTGGTGGATGATGTGCAGCTTTACTCCGGCGTTTTGTCCGCCAGCGAAGTTGCTTACCTGCACAACAACCCCGGCGCGCAAGTCGCCGACTCGACCGGCGGCGTGCCCCCGACGAACAACATTGAGGCGACGTTCCTCTTGAACATCGTCCGCGACCAGAACCTGACGTTGGGCGACGTTTATTACTGTTTCCCGTCATTCACGGCGATCAGTCCGTCGCCGATTACCACGCACGAAATCCACTCGCCCAGTGACAAGTTTGCGGGCGAGTTGCTTTCGTCGAGATCCGACAACCTGACCTCCCTCGACAGTCTCGTGAGCGAATGCACCAATGGGCAGTGGACCATTTACGTCAACAAGAACGATCCCAGCGAACAGCAATTCAAGTTCAGTGTTTCCATCACCGGTCTGACCACGAACCTTCTCCAAAAAGTCACCATCCTGTCGCCCGCCAACGGCAACACGAATGTCCCCAGCATCCCGACTTATTATTGGAGCGGCCCGGCCACCTTTGAAGGAATTTTTGCCAACGTCAGTCGCACCAATTCCTCCATCGGCACCACCAACCTGCCCGGCACTGCCACCAACTGGGTATTCACCACGGCTTTGAGCACGGGCACAAATCAATTTTACCTTAACTACTTCACCAACGATGTTCCTAACATCACAATCGGTGCGCCCGTGGATGGCAATTCCGTCCCGTTGTACAGTTGGAGCGCGCAGGCCAACCTCAACAGCGAAGCCACGTCTGAGTTCGT contains:
- a CDS encoding endonuclease, with product LQVPKALLGAHGSNLEKDKRYDQILHYAIYPENFTNAGGELDFYIDEAHIKELFPLGLTKEKFTFQLSDHLPLWMQINTNIDGQQLEQIIQG
- a CDS encoding LamG domain-containing protein gives rise to the protein MMKTLLTMMAPKKLCLLALGLILISPAARAGLTLQLTLWNVHYGDSQYYFLSSDLTTNDTPPNISVGDYYLASPQSPSNGLAILYRLDSTNGFHFVSGNGGWVYPDFASFLQGLTQTNWSIFVTNATTTNVYNFSVNTGGVSSNSFPPVSISFPTNGAVNVTNQPLFTWQGPSNYTALSVFAGDIDSIFSENAALPPAQTSWPGTGVLLNGTNYFTVNYNSNSTAVVVASVPRDDSSNAISGWVSASQLIDYATLQFFVGLPGIPSVGHTNVAHYTFDDNDIFATDVSGHGNNVSTISGFGSGNASTTNDALAGPYAANFDNNGGSGAGWLNAPTNLLATFAGSFTVSLWLKTSEVHGNNDDGEFSAEGIVSALNGDTDTAVMPMGLTGSKLAFYTGGASHDILHSQADINTGLYVHLVVTRDQGTGEKRIYFNGALDSSVFAATGMLTGPDALDIGYNNGAGFNGRMDDIQFYSGVLSPSEVAYLYNNPGSNVVDTTATPSGAHTNVAHYRFDLGNPLEHDDSGNGNDFNGGSSWGTPVHSQDTNAIAGSAAVLFAGVSSMTMTPPSDAFSNITSVLADTFSLSLWVQTSDSVGVDTDNAIDGATIVWAYNDLGNTNDIVPVALTGAKAAFTTRDELGNIDTLHSTNDVNDGFYHHIVVTRNRGTGEKKIYVDGVLEGTQTATTNLLNGNNYYFSLGGTTYSSYSGLVDDVQLYSGVLSASEVAYLHNNPGAQVADSTGGVPPTNNIEATFLLNIVRDQNLTLGDVYYCFPSFTAISPSPITTHEIHSPSDKFAGELLSSRSDNLTSLDSLVSECTNGQWTIYVNKNDPSEQQFKFSVSITGLTTNLLQKVTILSPANGNTNVPSIPTYYWSGPATFEGIFANVSRTNSSIGTTNLPGTATNWVFTTALSTGTNQFYLNYFTNDVPNITIGAPVDGNSVPLYSWSAQANLNSEATSEFVVSAPMPVQLVNPQRSGNNLQFAFTAAAGRPYIVEARTNLSSGVWIVLTNITGDGTLTQFTFPTTNPPIRFFRVRSD